A region of Streptomyces sp. R44 DNA encodes the following proteins:
- a CDS encoding DUF4097 family beta strand repeat-containing protein, with protein MQTFATTAPVSAVLDIPSGRIRFIAADRTDTTVEVLPADASKSRDVKAAEQTGVSFSDGVLRISVPPAKNQYFGPSGAVEVTVQLPAGSRVDAKAAAAELRGVGRLGDVTFEGAQATVKLDETASARLTLQAGDIAVGRLGGDAEIRTRKGDLRIDEAMRGTVVLRTEAGEISVGAARGVSASLDAGTAYGRIRNSLRNADGAGAGLSIRATTSYGDITARSL; from the coding sequence ATGCAGACCTTCGCCACCACCGCCCCCGTCTCCGCCGTCCTCGACATCCCCTCCGGCCGCATCCGCTTCATCGCCGCCGACCGGACCGACACCACGGTCGAGGTCCTGCCCGCCGACGCCTCCAAGAGCCGGGACGTGAAGGCGGCCGAGCAGACCGGGGTCTCCTTCTCGGACGGTGTCCTGCGGATCTCCGTCCCCCCGGCGAAGAACCAGTACTTCGGTCCGTCCGGGGCCGTCGAGGTCACCGTCCAGCTGCCCGCCGGCTCCCGGGTCGACGCGAAGGCGGCCGCCGCCGAGCTGCGCGGGGTCGGGCGGCTCGGCGACGTCACCTTCGAGGGCGCCCAGGCCACCGTCAAGCTCGACGAGACCGCGAGCGCCCGCCTCACCCTCCAGGCCGGCGACATCGCGGTCGGGCGCCTCGGCGGCGACGCCGAGATCAGGACCCGGAAGGGCGACCTGCGGATCGACGAGGCCATGCGCGGCACGGTCGTGCTGCGGACCGAGGCCGGCGAGATCAGCGTCGGCGCCGCCCGTGGCGTCTCCGCCTCCCTCGACGCCGGCACCGCCTACGGCCGGATCCGCAACTCCCTCCGGAACGCCGACGGCGCCGGCGCCGGGCTCAGCATCCGCGCCACCACCTCCTACGGCGACATCACCGCGCGCAGCCTCTGA
- a CDS encoding PhzF family phenazine biosynthesis protein, with amino-acid sequence MFFGEPSPTVVRACVRDGRGGSPTLVLDDGPFGEAERRRLPGEAGASHAVFVSPGPEQDGLPLFSLRFFTSAGELPSCGHGTIAALGHLAARADTDSTRVSLRVAGRTFPAWAVRRESHVEAGFAYGSVELREPAPGESELVLPALGIRPDALGPGVRVASVGRPRLLVPVTSRSELAALAPDMERLREACDRLGLLGCYVHSAPSPSGRAAARMFAPSIGVPEDIANANSTACLAAHLAGHGFPRIAVDMGDSLGSPATIRAGVSDSGVLQLGGDVVVTRPFP; translated from the coding sequence ATGTTCTTCGGAGAGCCGTCCCCGACCGTCGTCCGCGCCTGTGTGCGGGACGGCCGGGGCGGCAGCCCCACACTCGTCCTGGACGACGGGCCGTTCGGCGAGGCCGAGCGGCGGCGCCTGCCCGGGGAGGCCGGCGCCTCCCACGCCGTCTTCGTCTCGCCCGGACCCGAGCAGGACGGGCTTCCTCTCTTCTCCCTCCGGTTCTTCACCTCCGCCGGGGAGTTGCCCTCCTGCGGGCACGGGACGATCGCCGCCCTCGGGCACCTCGCCGCACGCGCGGACACCGACTCCACCCGGGTGTCCCTCCGGGTCGCGGGCCGCACCTTCCCCGCCTGGGCCGTACGGAGAGAGAGCCACGTCGAAGCCGGCTTCGCCTACGGGTCCGTGGAGCTGCGCGAGCCGGCCCCGGGCGAGTCCGAACTCGTCCTGCCGGCGCTCGGCATCCGCCCCGACGCCCTCGGGCCGGGGGTCCGGGTCGCCTCCGTCGGGCGCCCCCGGCTGCTGGTCCCGGTCACCTCACGGTCCGAACTCGCCGCCCTCGCCCCGGACATGGAGCGGCTTCGCGAGGCCTGCGACCGCCTCGGGCTCCTTGGCTGTTACGTGCACTCCGCACCGTCGCCCTCGGGGCGGGCCGCCGCCCGGATGTTCGCCCCGTCGATCGGCGTCCCCGAGGACATCGCCAACGCCAACAGCACCGCCTGCCTCGCCGCCCACCTGGCCGGTCACGGCTTCCCCCGCATCGCCGTGGACATGGGGGACTCCCTCGGCAGCCCCGCCACCATCCGGGCCGGGGTGTCCGACTCGGGGGTGCTGCAGTTGGGCGGGGACGTCGTCGTCACGCGTCCCTTTCCGTAG
- a CDS encoding winged helix-turn-helix transcriptional regulator has product MAALDLLGRRWALRVLWELSQAPAGFRELQRRCERMSSSVLSTRLDELTEARLLARRDDEYRLTPLGAELVTALAPLEAWSERWAEETAGPTERDA; this is encoded by the coding sequence ATGGCCGCGCTCGACCTGCTGGGACGCCGCTGGGCCCTGCGCGTCCTGTGGGAGCTGAGCCAGGCGCCGGCCGGCTTCCGCGAACTCCAGCGCCGCTGCGAGCGGATGTCGTCCAGCGTGCTCAGCACCCGCCTGGACGAACTGACGGAGGCTCGTCTGCTCGCCCGCCGGGACGACGAGTACCGGCTCACCCCCCTGGGGGCGGAACTCGTCACGGCGCTGGCGCCCCTGGAGGCCTGGAGCGAACGATGGGCGGAGGAGACGGCAGGCCCTACGGAAAGGGACGCGTGA
- a CDS encoding carboxymuconolactone decarboxylase family protein encodes MPRIEPLVPPYSPAVDQDLRRWMPPGVPHEPLLLFRVLHRSPELASRMFALGAGLLGHGLLPAADRELVIARVTARSGCAYEWGVHAATLAPRAGLGPELLRATATTDPTPVVSERQAALLAAVDELHDTARLSESAWTALRGHYEDEQLLELLVLAGWYRTISYLANGLLLEEETWAAPFPGS; translated from the coding sequence ATGCCGCGCATCGAACCGCTCGTCCCCCCTTACTCCCCCGCCGTCGACCAGGACCTGCGCCGCTGGATGCCGCCCGGCGTCCCCCACGAACCGCTCCTGCTCTTCCGGGTCCTGCACCGCAGCCCCGAGCTCGCGTCCCGCATGTTCGCCCTGGGTGCCGGGCTCCTCGGCCACGGGCTGCTGCCGGCCGCCGACCGTGAGCTCGTCATCGCCCGCGTCACCGCCCGCAGCGGCTGCGCGTACGAGTGGGGCGTCCACGCCGCGACCCTCGCCCCGCGGGCCGGGCTCGGCCCCGAGCTGCTCCGGGCCACCGCCACCACGGACCCGACCCCCGTGGTGTCCGAGCGCCAGGCCGCGCTCCTCGCCGCCGTCGACGAGCTGCACGACACCGCCCGCCTCTCCGAGTCCGCCTGGACCGCCCTGCGCGGCCACTACGAGGACGAGCAGCTCCTCGAACTCCTCGTCCTGGCCGGCTGGTACCGGACCATCAGCTACCTCGCCAACGGGCTGCTCCTGGAGGAGGAGACCTGGGCGGCACCCTTCCCCGGGAGCTGA
- a CDS encoding LysR family transcriptional regulator has product MELRQLRYFVAVAEEGGFGRAAERLGIVQSAVSQQIRRLERAWGVELFERTTRHVRLSGAGERLLPEARAVLAAADHTARVAADIAAGADGVLRLGGIHGPGDRINRVLAALASAAPRLQVRLHRLPVARRLEAVRTGELDAALVRALPDEPGAAPGLELLPLWSDPLYAALPEQHPLSAAPEPHLEQLARLPLRLAPREANPPFHALVTGAFRAAGLQPVQGPEFSDLQATLTEIGTALEPSWTLFYEVRGLPTVPRVAVRPLAGLTVATSLAVRPGPPGPALRHLLGSLHAVAPDQLPGKGAAQVSSSRSSPLAR; this is encoded by the coding sequence ATGGAGCTGCGGCAGCTGCGCTACTTCGTGGCCGTGGCCGAGGAGGGCGGTTTCGGCCGGGCCGCCGAGCGGCTCGGCATCGTGCAGTCGGCGGTCAGCCAGCAGATCCGCCGGCTCGAACGCGCCTGGGGCGTCGAGCTCTTCGAGCGCACCACCCGGCACGTGCGGCTCTCCGGCGCCGGCGAGCGGCTGCTCCCCGAGGCACGCGCCGTCCTCGCGGCCGCCGACCACACCGCGCGCGTGGCCGCCGACATCGCGGCCGGCGCCGACGGAGTGCTCCGCCTGGGCGGCATCCACGGCCCGGGAGACCGCATCAACCGCGTCCTCGCCGCACTCGCCTCCGCAGCACCCCGGTTGCAGGTGCGCCTGCACCGGCTCCCGGTCGCCCGCCGACTGGAGGCCGTACGCACCGGAGAGCTGGACGCGGCTCTCGTACGAGCGCTGCCGGACGAGCCGGGGGCCGCTCCCGGACTCGAACTGCTCCCGCTGTGGAGCGACCCGCTGTACGCCGCCCTGCCCGAGCAGCACCCCCTCTCCGCCGCACCGGAGCCGCACCTGGAGCAACTGGCCCGGCTCCCGCTGCGGCTCGCGCCCCGGGAGGCGAATCCGCCCTTCCACGCCCTGGTCACCGGGGCGTTCCGGGCGGCCGGGCTCCAGCCGGTCCAGGGCCCGGAGTTCAGCGACCTCCAGGCCACGCTGACCGAGATCGGCACGGCCCTGGAGCCTTCGTGGACCCTCTTCTACGAGGTGCGCGGACTGCCGACGGTCCCCCGGGTCGCGGTGCGCCCGCTCGCCGGCCTCACGGTCGCCACCTCGCTGGCCGTACGACCGGGCCCGCCGGGCCCGGCGCTGCGGCACCTGCTGGGGTCCCTGCACGCGGTCGCGCCGGATCAGCTCCCGGGGAAGGGTGCCGCCCAGGTCTCCTCCTCCAGGAGCAGCCCGTTGGCGAGGTAG
- a CDS encoding cupin domain-containing protein gives MSEIQKALVVHAEEAERIGLPHGGGFRLLADGRDTGGALGANRLSLGEGAAGARPHFHALSTELFHVLDGVVRFTLDGVTSIVAAGGLVSVPPGTPHSFGAAPGSAAELLVVLTPGVDRFGYFRALGRIQHGLGTFDDLLPASEQDRYDVHFV, from the coding sequence ATGTCCGAGATCCAGAAGGCGCTGGTCGTGCACGCCGAGGAGGCCGAGCGGATCGGCCTCCCCCACGGCGGCGGGTTCCGCCTGCTCGCCGACGGCCGCGACACCGGAGGCGCGCTCGGGGCCAACCGGCTCTCGCTCGGTGAGGGCGCGGCCGGAGCCCGCCCGCATTTCCACGCGCTGTCGACCGAGCTGTTCCATGTACTGGACGGGGTCGTGCGGTTCACCCTGGACGGCGTGACCTCGATCGTGGCCGCCGGAGGCCTGGTCTCCGTGCCGCCCGGGACGCCGCATTCCTTCGGCGCGGCCCCCGGCTCGGCGGCGGAGCTGCTCGTGGTCCTGACCCCGGGCGTCGACCGCTTCGGCTACTTCCGGGCGCTCGGGCGCATCCAGCACGGCCTGGGGACCTTCGACGACCTTCTGCCCGCGTCCGAACAGGACCGCTACGACGTGCACTTCGTGTGA
- a CDS encoding IucA/IucC family siderophore biosynthesis protein, protein MHSAPDHDTSARDEPRAPEAAAGADPPGAAEAAFAAFAAFADELADLAPRLLAPGLLAAWRQELVPARAAVLGRLWRALLHEPLPGVAARDADTGRVELADGRVLSGPPRLPYDLVVPGEDLTVRLDGRAHEHPAALLAALRLPGAEPLVAELAHSVASLALSRAGAARAAGSAPGPLSLASSRAGAARAAPSAPGPLLVDPLASAEQSVVDGHPYHPCCRSRPGLSVAEQLAYAPEHRPVVRLDLVAVPADRCRVAGEWPDRLRDGDRLLLPVHPWQTAHVLPSLGHEPYVTGAIPARPLMSVRTLAPLDGGPHLKTALSTRMTSAIRDISASGVENSAPLSALLSSVVADLADTLRITRNLAGASALVRGEPSADLAVLLRESPSAAARPRKGETVLPVAALAARPAGDGPPLIHTLLESAGASGADWLAAFADLAVPPLVRLLSRGVAPAAHGQNLLVVLDAHARPRRLVYRDLADVRLSPSRLARHGFDATPVGGKVIDDDPDVLRTMLFGHLFGTTFGTLVSALADRDRAAGTHLWSLVAAAAERAYDALPATSENRADRAALFAPELRVKALTLMRLRGVDRDAWIPLPNPLTRTPHTKCTS, encoded by the coding sequence ATGCACTCCGCTCCGGATCACGATACGAGCGCCCGCGACGAACCGCGCGCCCCCGAGGCGGCGGCGGGCGCGGACCCGCCGGGCGCCGCCGAGGCCGCCTTCGCCGCCTTTGCCGCCTTCGCCGACGAGCTCGCGGACCTCGCTCCCCGGCTCCTCGCCCCCGGGCTTCTCGCCGCCTGGCGGCAGGAGCTGGTTCCGGCCCGGGCGGCGGTCCTCGGGCGGCTCTGGCGCGCGCTGCTCCACGAGCCGCTGCCCGGCGTCGCGGCGCGCGACGCGGACACCGGGCGCGTGGAGCTCGCCGACGGCCGGGTCCTGAGCGGGCCGCCCCGGCTCCCGTACGACCTGGTGGTCCCCGGCGAGGACCTGACCGTACGGCTCGACGGCCGCGCCCACGAGCACCCGGCCGCCCTCCTCGCCGCTCTTCGCCTGCCGGGCGCCGAGCCCCTCGTCGCCGAACTCGCCCACAGCGTGGCCTCCCTGGCGCTGTCCCGGGCGGGGGCGGCACGGGCGGCGGGATCGGCCCCCGGGCCACTCTCTCTGGCGTCGTCCCGGGCGGGGGCGGCACGGGCGGCGCCGTCGGCCCCCGGGCCACTCCTCGTCGACCCTCTGGCCTCCGCCGAGCAGAGCGTCGTCGACGGGCACCCGTACCACCCCTGCTGCCGCAGCCGTCCCGGGCTCTCCGTCGCCGAGCAGCTGGCGTACGCGCCCGAGCACCGCCCCGTCGTCCGCCTCGACCTCGTGGCCGTGCCCGCCGACCGGTGCCGCGTCGCGGGGGAGTGGCCCGACCGGCTGCGGGACGGCGACCGGCTGTTGCTGCCCGTGCACCCCTGGCAGACCGCGCACGTCCTGCCCAGCCTCGGACACGAGCCGTACGTCACCGGAGCGATCCCCGCCCGGCCGCTGATGAGCGTACGGACCCTCGCCCCGCTCGATGGCGGCCCGCACCTGAAGACGGCGCTGAGCACCCGGATGACCAGCGCGATCCGCGACATCTCGGCGAGCGGCGTGGAGAACAGCGCGCCCCTCTCGGCCCTGCTGTCGAGCGTCGTGGCCGACCTGGCCGACACCCTCCGCATCACCCGCAACCTCGCCGGCGCCTCCGCGCTCGTCCGCGGGGAGCCCAGCGCCGACCTCGCCGTCCTGCTCCGCGAGTCACCGTCCGCCGCCGCGCGCCCGCGCAAGGGGGAGACGGTCCTGCCGGTGGCGGCGCTCGCCGCCCGCCCCGCCGGCGACGGACCGCCCCTGATCCACACCCTCCTGGAGTCCGCGGGCGCATCCGGCGCCGACTGGCTGGCCGCCTTCGCCGACCTCGCCGTCCCGCCGCTCGTCCGCCTCCTGAGCCGGGGCGTCGCGCCCGCCGCCCACGGCCAGAACCTCCTGGTCGTGCTCGACGCGCACGCCCGTCCCCGCCGGCTCGTCTACCGGGACCTCGCCGACGTCCGGCTGAGCCCGAGCCGCCTCGCCCGGCACGGTTTCGACGCCACACCCGTGGGCGGGAAGGTGATCGACGACGACCCGGACGTCCTCCGCACGATGCTTTTCGGCCACCTCTTCGGCACGACCTTCGGCACCCTCGTCTCCGCCCTCGCCGACCGCGACCGGGCCGCCGGGACCCACCTCTGGTCGCTCGTCGCGGCCGCCGCCGAGCGCGCGTACGACGCCCTTCCCGCCACTTCCGAGAACCGGGCCGACCGAGCGGCCCTCTTCGCCCCGGAACTCCGGGTCAAGGCCCTCACCCTGATGCGCCTGCGGGGCGTGGACCGCGACGCGTGGATCCCGCTCCCGAACCCCCTGACCCGTACGCCTCACACGAAGTGCACGTCGTAG
- a CDS encoding IucA/IucC family siderophore biosynthesis protein, which produces MSEAKGRADALSATALLNCLIREVAETGPRPGAGHVVHRLPATGRLLRVRAGRRPTEPCVRTDGGWLPLTFDALVALTADELGRRTGVTNRTVLREMTDSRDVVAALQHARACARPPEDPYLRSEQALLAGHRYHPAPKARGTGAPESWLPYAPEAYARFPLELLGVRADVVAEDGDLSLLDPLLTACPDGYVPLPIHPWELDLLGDLPAFRDGRLLRLGPGAPRAGHAVATSSVRTVYLPGIDTFCKFSLDVQITNGNRRLELRDLLWLRTVGELLAPAFEPLPTASFLADRGYRTADLGGQHAYEGFAVIAREGLRPHLLPGVTPLLAAGIGEGFPGNPLDGLTPERALLWWQRYLDQLVPPVLHAWRAHGLVLECHLQNVLVGVDAAGLPAQVVFRDHEGIRIVAERHRALLDRYASRGPAPVLDAAHGWERLVYCLVTNNLSEIAGALTDRHPELAAELWPRARAVFAGYAAEHGGPAEITGLLGSPHVPAKTNLLLRWLDVDGADARYVPLANPLRTAVSGPGGSA; this is translated from the coding sequence GTGAGTGAAGCCAAGGGCCGGGCCGACGCCCTGTCGGCCACCGCCCTCCTCAACTGCCTGATCCGGGAGGTCGCCGAGACCGGGCCGCGCCCCGGCGCCGGCCACGTCGTCCACCGGCTCCCCGCGACCGGCCGGCTGCTGCGGGTGCGGGCCGGCCGCCGGCCCACCGAGCCCTGCGTCCGTACCGACGGCGGCTGGCTCCCGCTGACCTTCGACGCCCTCGTGGCCCTGACCGCCGACGAGCTCGGCCGCCGCACCGGCGTCACCAACAGGACCGTCCTCCGCGAGATGACGGACAGCCGGGACGTCGTCGCCGCGCTCCAGCACGCGCGCGCGTGCGCCCGCCCCCCGGAGGACCCGTACCTGCGGTCCGAGCAGGCCCTGCTCGCCGGGCACCGGTACCACCCCGCCCCCAAGGCCCGCGGCACCGGCGCCCCGGAGAGCTGGCTGCCCTACGCGCCCGAGGCCTACGCCCGCTTCCCGCTGGAGCTCCTCGGCGTCCGTGCGGACGTCGTCGCGGAGGACGGTGACCTGTCGCTCCTCGACCCGCTCCTGACCGCGTGCCCCGACGGTTACGTCCCTCTTCCCATCCACCCCTGGGAGCTCGATCTCCTCGGCGACCTGCCCGCCTTCCGCGACGGGCGGCTGCTCCGGCTCGGGCCCGGCGCCCCGCGCGCGGGGCACGCCGTCGCGACCTCCTCGGTGCGGACCGTGTACCTGCCGGGGATCGACACCTTCTGCAAGTTCAGCCTCGACGTGCAGATCACCAACGGGAACCGCCGTCTGGAGCTGCGCGACCTCCTCTGGCTGCGGACGGTCGGCGAGCTCCTCGCGCCCGCCTTCGAACCCCTCCCCACCGCGAGCTTCCTCGCCGACCGGGGCTACCGCACCGCCGACCTCGGCGGGCAGCACGCCTACGAGGGCTTCGCGGTGATCGCCCGCGAGGGTCTGCGGCCGCATCTGCTGCCCGGGGTGACACCGCTGCTCGCGGCGGGCATCGGCGAGGGCTTCCCCGGCAACCCGCTCGACGGGCTCACCCCCGAGCGGGCGCTCCTGTGGTGGCAGCGCTACCTCGACCAGCTGGTGCCGCCGGTCCTGCACGCCTGGCGGGCGCACGGCCTGGTCCTGGAATGCCATCTGCAGAACGTCCTGGTCGGCGTGGACGCCGCCGGTCTCCCCGCGCAGGTGGTCTTCCGCGACCACGAGGGGATACGGATCGTCGCCGAGCGGCACCGGGCGCTCCTGGACCGGTACGCGTCCCGCGGGCCCGCACCGGTCCTGGACGCGGCGCACGGCTGGGAGCGGCTCGTGTACTGCCTGGTGACGAACAACCTCTCCGAGATCGCCGGCGCCCTCACCGACCGCCACCCGGAGCTCGCCGCCGAGCTGTGGCCCCGGGCGCGGGCGGTGTTCGCCGGGTACGCGGCGGAGCACGGAGGTCCGGCGGAGATCACCGGGCTGCTCGGCTCGCCCCACGTGCCCGCCAAGACCAACCTGCTCCTGCGCTGGCTCGACGTGGACGGCGCCGACGCCCGCTACGTCCCCCTGGCCAATCCGCTGAGGACGGCCGTCAGCGGACCGGGCGGTTCAGCCTGA
- a CDS encoding esterase-like activity of phytase family protein — MNPRLLRRPALVVLPLSAALACSVVVGTADATPAHHDDPAARVVSTSTLPDIPLAGFSNGLLPGSVADDRSVDLGGIGSDLYPAGRRGEYWTVTDRGPNGQITVGKDKRRTFPVPGFDPAIVKIRTVGDRIQVLKSIPLTTASGAPVTGLPNQPGRDEAPYTYDASTPLPYNPNGLDTEGLVRDRDGSFWLVDEYGPSLVHVSAKGRVLARHVPQGLHLAGTDYPVVESLPSIFLQRKVNRGFEGLALLPDGDLVLGLQSPLLNPDKVSGENSRTTRLLRFSPRENRVTAEYAYRFDAVGVVEPGQTKTSELKLSALVAVGGDRLLVQERTDKAARLYEVRLRRGSDILGSNWDTAAGPTLEQLDDAAAAEVPVLDKRLVIDLNTVEGVPGKIEGVAVEGSSTLVLLNDNDFGMTDGPEAFDTDGRLVDSGVETTLVRVRLNRPVR, encoded by the coding sequence ATGAATCCGCGCCTCCTGCGCCGGCCCGCCCTCGTCGTCCTGCCGCTGTCCGCCGCGCTCGCGTGCTCGGTGGTCGTGGGGACGGCCGACGCCACGCCGGCGCACCACGACGACCCCGCCGCCCGGGTCGTCTCCACCTCGACCCTCCCCGACATCCCGCTGGCCGGCTTCAGCAACGGCCTGCTGCCGGGCAGCGTCGCCGACGACCGGAGCGTCGACCTCGGCGGCATCGGCAGCGACCTCTACCCGGCCGGCCGTCGCGGCGAGTACTGGACCGTCACCGACCGGGGCCCCAACGGCCAGATCACCGTCGGCAAGGACAAGCGGCGCACCTTCCCCGTGCCCGGCTTCGACCCGGCCATCGTGAAGATCCGCACCGTCGGCGACCGGATCCAGGTCCTGAAGTCCATCCCGCTCACCACCGCCTCCGGCGCCCCCGTGACGGGCCTGCCGAACCAGCCCGGCCGCGACGAGGCCCCGTACACCTACGACGCCTCCACCCCGCTCCCGTACAACCCGAACGGCCTGGACACCGAGGGCCTCGTCCGGGACCGGGACGGCAGCTTCTGGCTGGTCGACGAGTACGGGCCCTCGCTCGTGCACGTCTCCGCGAAGGGCCGGGTCCTCGCCCGCCACGTCCCCCAGGGCCTCCACCTCGCCGGCACCGACTACCCGGTCGTCGAGTCGCTGCCGTCGATCTTCCTCCAGCGCAAGGTCAACCGCGGCTTCGAGGGCCTCGCGCTGCTGCCCGACGGCGATCTCGTCCTCGGCCTGCAGAGCCCGCTGCTCAACCCCGACAAGGTCTCCGGGGAGAACTCCCGCACCACCCGGCTGCTGCGCTTCTCGCCCCGCGAGAACCGGGTCACCGCCGAGTACGCCTACCGCTTCGACGCCGTCGGCGTCGTCGAGCCCGGCCAGACGAAGACCTCCGAGCTGAAGCTCTCCGCGCTCGTCGCCGTCGGCGGCGACCGCCTCCTCGTGCAGGAGCGCACCGACAAGGCCGCCCGCCTCTACGAGGTCCGCCTCCGCCGCGGCTCCGACATCCTCGGCTCGAACTGGGACACGGCCGCCGGACCCACCCTGGAGCAGCTCGACGACGCGGCGGCCGCCGAGGTGCCGGTGCTCGACAAGCGGCTCGTGATCGACCTCAACACCGTCGAGGGCGTGCCCGGCAAGATCGAGGGCGTCGCCGTCGAAGGCTCCTCGACCCTCGTCCTCCTGAACGACAACGACTTCGGGATGACGGACGGCCCGGAGGCCTTCGACACCGACGGCCGGCTCGTCGACAGCGGCGTGGAGACCACGCTCGTACGGGTCAGGCTGAACCGCCCGGTCCGCTGA